The following proteins come from a genomic window of Nocardioides albertanoniae:
- a CDS encoding bifunctional NAD(P)/FAD-dependent oxidoreductase/class I SAM-dependent methyltransferase, whose amino-acid sequence MSEQTEHFDTIVIGGGAAGLSAALMLGRARRKTLVVDSGLPRNRFAAHMHGVLGHEGIDPAELLRKGHEELAAYGVKTRSGRVERLDETEHEHGNGVSVLLEGGEVITGRTAIVATGVSDDLPDVPGLAERWGTTVLHCPYCHGWEVRDRRIGILTTSPMGMHQAQLLRQWSDDVVVFSAGLGPLEPADEERLLARGITLVPSPVVEVLGDGDQVTAVRTADDTLTEVGAIFTAGTLRPHDRFLTHLGLERSDSPVGSFLAVDATGKTSSDRIWAVGNVANPMANVPISMSAGTMAGSVVNMALVTEEFDRAVAATAAPVEPVEPVDRADRADRADPVRFWEERYAGDKVWSGNVNAVLADIAATLQPGTALDLGSGEGGDVIWLAQQGWRATGIDISTNAAARATEAARAADLPEEQARFVAADLAGLSGLDGPRGYDLVTASFFQSPVELPRTDILREAARLVNPGGHLLITSHAAPPSWADAAVHEHRFLDAKEELDALDLSEDLWESVVVEHRQRPVTSPTGEPATLEDSVVLVRRR is encoded by the coding sequence ATGAGCGAACAGACAGAACACTTCGACACGATCGTGATCGGCGGCGGCGCCGCCGGTCTCTCCGCCGCCCTCATGCTGGGCCGCGCCCGCCGCAAGACCCTCGTGGTCGACTCCGGCCTGCCCCGCAACCGCTTCGCCGCACACATGCACGGCGTGCTCGGCCACGAGGGCATCGACCCCGCCGAGCTGCTGCGCAAGGGCCACGAGGAGCTGGCGGCGTACGGCGTGAAGACGCGCAGCGGCCGCGTGGAGCGCCTCGACGAGACCGAGCACGAGCACGGCAACGGGGTGAGCGTTCTCCTGGAGGGCGGCGAGGTGATCACCGGCCGCACCGCGATCGTGGCAACCGGGGTCAGCGACGACCTCCCCGACGTCCCCGGGCTGGCCGAGCGCTGGGGCACCACCGTGCTGCACTGCCCCTACTGCCACGGCTGGGAGGTGCGCGATCGGCGTATCGGCATCCTGACCACCTCACCGATGGGCATGCACCAGGCACAGCTGCTGCGGCAGTGGAGCGACGACGTCGTCGTCTTCTCCGCCGGCCTCGGGCCGCTCGAGCCCGCCGACGAAGAGCGGCTGCTGGCGCGCGGGATCACGCTGGTGCCCTCCCCCGTCGTCGAGGTGCTCGGCGACGGCGACCAGGTCACCGCCGTACGCACCGCCGACGACACGCTGACCGAGGTCGGCGCCATCTTCACCGCCGGCACCCTGCGCCCGCACGACAGGTTCCTGACCCACCTCGGCCTGGAGCGCAGCGACTCCCCCGTCGGCAGCTTCCTCGCCGTCGACGCGACCGGCAAGACCAGCAGCGACCGGATCTGGGCGGTCGGCAACGTCGCCAACCCGATGGCCAACGTGCCGATCAGCATGAGCGCCGGCACCATGGCCGGCAGCGTGGTCAACATGGCCCTGGTCACCGAGGAGTTCGACCGGGCCGTCGCTGCGACGGCCGCGCCGGTCGAGCCGGTCGAGCCGGTCGATCGGGCCGATCGGGCCGATCGGGCCGATCCGGTCCGGTTCTGGGAGGAGAGGTACGCCGGCGACAAGGTCTGGTCCGGAAACGTCAACGCAGTCCTGGCCGACATCGCCGCCACCCTCCAACCCGGCACCGCGCTCGACCTGGGCTCCGGCGAAGGCGGCGACGTGATCTGGCTCGCCCAGCAAGGATGGCGGGCCACCGGCATCGACATCTCCACCAACGCCGCCGCCCGCGCGACCGAGGCCGCTCGGGCGGCCGACCTGCCCGAAGAGCAGGCGCGGTTCGTCGCGGCCGACCTGGCCGGGCTGTCCGGGCTCGACGGACCTCGCGGCTACGACCTGGTCACCGCGAGCTTCTTCCAGTCACCCGTCGAGCTGCCCCGCACCGACATCCTGCGCGAGGCGGCCCGCCTGGTGAACCCCGGCGGCCACCTCCTCATCACCTCCCACGCAGCGCCGCCGTCGTGGGCCGATGCCGCCGTGCACGAGCACCGCTTCCTCGACGCCAAGGAGGAACTGGACGCCCTCGACCTCTCCGAGGACCTCTGGGAGAGCGTCGTGGTCGAGCACCGGCAGCGCCCGGTGACCAGCCCGACCGGCGAGCCCGCGACGTTGGAGGACTCGGTGGTTCTCGTGCGTCGTCGGTGA
- a CDS encoding helix-turn-helix domain-containing protein: MIDELKQVGPRIRAIRHSRGWTLDELASRAGMSPSTLSRLESGKRQASLELLIPLTRHLGVGLDSLVTPSVPDPRVRRPEIRRDGMVIAPMTPEGSPMNTFKITFEPVTEVPEPRVHDGYEWLYVISGKLRLLLGDRDLVLTRGEAAEFDTRVPHAMFATGSRPAQVLSIFNSEGVRMHTHTAES; this comes from the coding sequence ATGATCGACGAGCTCAAGCAGGTCGGTCCGCGGATCCGGGCGATCCGCCACAGCAGGGGGTGGACGCTCGACGAGCTGGCGAGCCGCGCGGGGATGTCGCCGAGCACGCTCTCCCGCTTGGAGTCGGGCAAGCGTCAGGCGAGCCTCGAGCTGCTCATCCCGCTCACCCGGCATCTCGGGGTGGGGCTCGACAGCCTGGTGACACCCTCGGTGCCCGATCCCAGGGTGCGCAGGCCCGAGATCCGCCGCGACGGCATGGTGATCGCCCCGATGACTCCCGAGGGCTCGCCGATGAACACCTTCAAGATCACCTTCGAGCCGGTCACGGAGGTGCCCGAGCCGCGCGTGCACGACGGCTACGAGTGGCTCTACGTGATCTCCGGCAAGCTGCGCCTGCTCCTGGGTGACCGCGACCTGGTGCTGACTCGCGGGGAGGCGGCCGAGTTCGACACTCGGGTGCCGCACGCGATGTTCGCGACCGGATCGCGACCGGCGCAGGTGCTGAGCATCTTCAACAGCGAGGGCGTGCGCATGCACACCCATACCGCGGAAAGCTGA
- a CDS encoding type B 50S ribosomal protein L31, giving the protein MKPGIHPVSGHVVFRDRSADALFLMRSTIFDRVTDDHERLTWTDGTSYPVIDVDVSSASHPFWTGRGRVVDTEGRVERFKRRYGRGR; this is encoded by the coding sequence ATGAAACCAGGCATCCACCCCGTCTCCGGGCACGTCGTCTTCCGTGACCGCTCGGCCGACGCGCTCTTCCTGATGCGGTCGACGATCTTCGACCGTGTCACCGACGACCACGAGCGACTGACCTGGACGGACGGCACGTCCTATCCGGTCATCGATGTCGACGTCTCCAGCGCCAGCCACCCGTTCTGGACCGGCCGCGGCCGCGTGGTCGACACCGAGGGCCGTGTCGAACGGTTCAAGCGTCGTTACGGGCGCGGCCGATGA